One window of Vibrio sinaloensis genomic DNA carries:
- a CDS encoding ABC-F family ATPase has protein sequence MISTNNITQQFGAKPLFENISVKFGEGNRYGLIGANGCGKSTFMKILSGELEPTGGNVSYDPNERVAKLNQDQFAYEEYTVIDTVIMGYKELWKVKQERDRIYSLAEMSEEEGMLVADLEVQFAEMDGYMADAKAGELLLAVGIPEEQHYGLMSEVAPGWKLRVLLAQVLFADPHIMLLDEPTNNLDMDTIRWLEETLNQRNCTMIIISHDRHFLNSVCTHMADLDYGELRVYPGNYDEYMTAASQARERLLSDNAKKKAQIAELQTFVARFSANASKAKQATSRAKQIDKIQLEEVKASSRQNPFIRFEQSKELFRNALIVENLSQGFEEDLFSNFNAIFEVGERVAIIGENGVGKTTLLNTLAGVLKPRTGEFKWSENANIGYYAQDHAADFAEDLNLMEWMGQWRQEGDDEQVVRSFLGRMLFSQDDIKKSVKVLSGGEQGRMLLGKIMMHKPNMLLMDEPTNHMDMESIESLNNALEQYKGTLFFVSHDRVFVDSLATRIIEIKNNQITDFKGTYAEFLKARGIEG, from the coding sequence TTGATTTCCACAAACAACATCACGCAACAGTTCGGCGCCAAGCCGCTGTTTGAGAACATTTCGGTTAAATTCGGTGAAGGTAACCGCTACGGTCTGATTGGTGCGAATGGTTGTGGTAAATCAACCTTCATGAAGATCCTGAGCGGAGAACTTGAGCCGACTGGGGGTAACGTCAGTTACGATCCTAACGAACGTGTCGCTAAGCTGAATCAGGACCAATTCGCCTACGAAGAGTACACCGTGATTGATACCGTCATCATGGGGTATAAAGAACTGTGGAAAGTGAAACAAGAGCGTGATCGCATTTACTCATTGGCAGAAATGAGTGAAGAAGAGGGCATGCTGGTTGCGGATTTAGAAGTTCAGTTCGCGGAGATGGACGGTTACATGGCCGATGCCAAAGCCGGAGAACTCCTGCTTGCGGTCGGCATTCCTGAAGAGCAGCATTATGGCTTAATGAGTGAAGTCGCACCAGGTTGGAAGCTTCGTGTGCTTCTTGCCCAAGTTCTGTTTGCCGACCCACACATCATGTTACTCGACGAGCCAACCAACAACTTGGATATGGATACCATCCGTTGGTTAGAAGAGACGCTGAACCAACGCAACTGTACCATGATCATCATCTCGCACGACCGTCACTTCCTAAACTCAGTGTGTACGCATATGGCTGACTTAGACTACGGTGAGCTGCGCGTGTATCCAGGTAACTACGACGAATACATGACAGCAGCGTCTCAGGCTCGCGAGCGTCTACTGTCAGACAATGCCAAGAAAAAAGCACAAATCGCTGAACTGCAAACCTTCGTAGCACGCTTCTCTGCAAACGCGTCTAAGGCAAAACAAGCGACGTCTCGTGCCAAGCAAATCGATAAGATTCAATTGGAAGAGGTGAAAGCCTCAAGTCGTCAGAACCCGTTCATTCGTTTTGAACAGTCTAAAGAACTGTTCCGTAACGCGCTAATCGTTGAAAACTTGAGTCAAGGCTTTGAAGAAGACTTATTTAGCAACTTCAACGCGATTTTTGAAGTCGGTGAACGCGTCGCCATTATTGGCGAAAACGGTGTCGGTAAAACAACCTTATTAAACACATTGGCCGGTGTACTAAAACCACGCACTGGTGAGTTTAAATGGTCAGAAAACGCCAACATCGGTTACTACGCTCAAGATCATGCCGCCGACTTTGCGGAAGATCTCAACCTAATGGAATGGATGGGGCAGTGGCGCCAAGAGGGCGATGATGAGCAAGTCGTGCGCAGTTTCCTTGGTCGGATGCTGTTCTCTCAGGATGACATCAAAAAGTCAGTCAAAGTGCTGTCTGGTGGTGAGCAAGGGCGGATGCTACTTGGCAAAATCATGATGCATAAACCCAATATGCTGCTGATGGATGAGCCAACCAACCACATGGATATGGAATCGATCGAGTCGCTGAACAATGCGCTTGAACAGTACAAAGGGACGCTATTCTTTGTTTCGCATGACCGTGTTTTCGTTGACTCGTTAGCAACTCGCATCATTGAGATAAAGAACAATCAAATCACCGACTTCAAAGGGACTTACGCAGAGTTCCTTAAAGCTCGCGGTATTGAAGGCTAA
- a CDS encoding formate dehydrogenase accessory sulfurtransferase FdhD, whose translation MVKPTIIKTSENPLQTIEVDVFDEYGERLTKQIACERPLTVMLNWKEVVTLMTLGSRPESLVLGYLKNQSFLSDPNALESVIIDWETHSAAVITKEDVQKVESALKKKTVTSGCGQGTMYGNVMKQLEGYQVPQVTLKQSEIYSALEALTHYNDTYKKAGAVHGCAVCQQEQVLSFVEDVGRHNAVDTLAGEMWLNQESGSDKIFYTTGRLTSEMVIKVAQMGIPVLLSRSGVTQMGLELAERFGIITIARAKGLRFQVFTGADRIKFDVKGQQ comes from the coding sequence AATATGGCGAACGTTTAACCAAGCAAATCGCCTGCGAACGCCCACTCACTGTCATGTTGAACTGGAAAGAGGTGGTGACGCTGATGACGCTGGGCTCTAGACCAGAATCTCTGGTATTGGGCTATTTAAAAAACCAAAGCTTCCTGAGTGACCCCAATGCCCTAGAATCTGTGATTATCGATTGGGAAACGCACAGCGCCGCGGTGATTACCAAAGAAGACGTCCAGAAGGTGGAAAGCGCGCTTAAGAAGAAGACCGTCACTTCCGGGTGCGGTCAAGGCACCATGTACGGCAATGTCATGAAGCAACTTGAAGGCTATCAAGTGCCGCAAGTCACTCTCAAGCAGTCTGAAATCTATTCCGCTCTCGAAGCCTTGACCCACTACAATGATACCTACAAAAAAGCCGGTGCCGTTCATGGCTGTGCCGTGTGTCAGCAAGAGCAAGTACTCTCATTTGTGGAAGATGTCGGTCGCCACAATGCCGTGGACACGCTGGCCGGTGAAATGTGGCTTAATCAAGAGTCGGGATCGGATAAGATCTTTTACACTACTGGTCGCCTAACCTCCGAAATGGTCATTAAAGTGGCGCAAATGGGCATCCCTGTGTTGCTCTCTCGTTCTGGCGTTACCCAGATGGGGTTAGAGCTGGCAGAGCGCTTTGGCATTATCACCATCGCGAGAGCAAAAGGATTGCGCTTTCAAGTTTTTACTGGTGCCGACAGAATTAAGTTTGATGTAAAGGGCCAGCAGTAG